One stretch of Pelmatolapia mariae isolate MD_Pm_ZW linkage group LG3_W, Pm_UMD_F_2, whole genome shotgun sequence DNA includes these proteins:
- the LOC135932518 gene encoding uncharacterized protein LOC135932518 — MTVGEKNPNKTNRTVLLVGETGAGKSTLINALLNYTMGVKWEDEVWFTMVEEKKKSQSEGQTESQTSDVIVYEIFGFEDETLPYSLTIIDTPGYGDTRGIACDDIISHRLLDLFGSDDGVHEVHAVGLVMKASDNRLGDRLLYVFDSVMSLFGKNMEKNIVALITHSNGRRPENVFKALEVGNIKCAKKGKNQPVYFLFDNCQHGERREENTISKNTWEITQKNMHQFTDFLEKSGPQKLMRTVEVLNDWIRLKASIQNLKERIEFIELKQTEIRQIHEALKIQEIINKHEVEMKKNEEFTVEVDEPYKDKQPIDGGQRLLVFYRGAVCCTVCEENCHYPGCTMAWKPEHCKVMKGGRCTVCTNKCPASDHVKDKWRYVTKTRRVMKKNEEMKKTYEKNELECALGRSRLKTLTKEVNDLTAADSSLNKEEMQQKNEDHQKESEKKCTLLENLEKEIIQLTAEKSQFLDESYQHVVRLEQIALKADSASTVVHLDFLIEKMKQKGDTKKVKKLEKLKR, encoded by the coding sequence ATGACTGTtggagaaaaaaatccaaacaagaCAAACAGAACCGTCTTACTGGTGGGAGAAACAGGAGCAGGAAAATCTACACTGATCAACGCTCTGCTCAACTACACTATGGGAGTGAAGTGGGAGGATGAAGTCTGGTTTACGATGgtagaggagaagaagaaaagtcaATCAGAAGGACAGACAGAAAGTCAGACATCAGATGTGATCGTGTACGAGATCTTTGGTTTTGAAGATGAAACTCTGCCCTACTCTCTGACCATCATCGATACTCCTGGTTATGGAGACACCAGAGGGATCGCAtgtgatgacatcatcagtcacagATTGTTGGACTTGTTTGGATCAGATGATGGAGTCCATGAAGTTCATGCAGTGGGTTTGGTCATGAAGGCAAGTGATAATCGACTGGGTGACCGACTGTTGTATGTCTTTGATTCAGTGATGTCTCTGTTTGGAAaaaacatggagaaaaacatTGTAGCTCTGATCACACACTCAAATGGAAGAAGacctgaaaatgtttttaaagctctTGAAGTTGGAAATATTAAATGTGCCAAAAAAGGGAAGAATCAGCCAGTTTACTTCCTGTTCGATAACTGCCAGCATGGAGAGCGAAGAGAGGAAAACACAATTTCAAAAAATACATGGGaaatcacacagaaaaacatgcatCAGTTCACAGACTTCTTAGAAAAATCTGGTCCTCAAAAACTGATGAGAACAGTTGAAGTGTTAAATGATTGGATAAGACTGAAAGCCTCCATCCAAAACCTCAAAGAGAGGATAGAGTTTATTGAACTGAAACAGACAGAAATCAGACAGATTCACGAAGCTCTGAAGATCCAagaaattataaataaacatgaagTAGAGATGAAGAAAAATGAGGAATTCACTGTAGAAGTTGATGAGCCCTATAAAGATAAACAACCTATTGATGGTGGGCAGAGATTGTTGGTTTTTTATAGAGGAGCTGTCTGCTGTACAGTCTGTGAGGAGAACTGTCACTATCCTGGATGCACAATGGCCTGGAAACCTGAACACTGTAAGGTCATGAAAGGAGGTCGCTGCACTGTTTGTACTAACAAATGCCCTGCATCAGATCATGTGAAAGATAAGTGGAGATATGTGACCAAGACAAGGAGggtaatgaagaaaaatgaagaaatgaaaaagaCGTATGAGAAGAATGAGCTAGAATGTGCGCTGGGGAGGAGTAGATTAAAAACTCTTACAAAGGAAGTAAATGACCTAACAGCAGCTGATTCATCCCTGAACAAAGAAGAAATGCAGCAGAAAAATGAAGACCATCAAAAAGAAAGTGAGAAGAAGTGTACCCTGTTAGAAAATCTTGAAAAGGAAATTATCCAACTGACAGCCGAGAAGTCCCAGTTCCTGGATGAGTCCTACCAACATGTTGTCAGACTGGAGCAGATCGCTCTGAAAGCTGATTCAGCATCCACTGTTGTCCACTTGGACTTCCTGATTGAGAAGATGAAGCAGAAAGGAGATACAAAGAAGGTCAAGAAACTGGAGAAGTTGAAAAGGTGA